Proteins co-encoded in one Sporosarcina sp. FSL K6-1522 genomic window:
- the mobB gene encoding molybdopterin-guanine dinucleotide biosynthesis protein B → MGAMKTLHIVGFKNSGKTTLVARWVRLLKKHGLSVAVLKHHGHGGQPTMPDATTDTMQFFDNGADVSVVAGGGAVQLLLNEEPAFTELKALATSGNPHTLLIEGYKEQQGEKVVLLRDAEDWDALQQLQGIQLVVGCPEVATAMPHIGSRTDVEKLDHWLLNWIEEINDETI, encoded by the coding sequence ATGGGTGCTATGAAGACGCTCCATATTGTGGGCTTTAAAAATAGTGGAAAGACGACACTTGTTGCAAGATGGGTGCGTTTATTGAAAAAGCATGGGTTATCTGTGGCAGTATTGAAGCACCATGGGCACGGTGGGCAACCGACGATGCCGGACGCTACGACGGATACGATGCAGTTTTTTGACAATGGAGCGGATGTCTCGGTCGTTGCGGGTGGTGGTGCTGTGCAGTTATTGTTAAATGAAGAGCCAGCATTCACTGAATTAAAAGCATTGGCAACTAGCGGGAATCCGCATACTTTACTCATTGAAGGGTATAAAGAACAACAAGGAGAGAAAGTTGTTTTGTTAAGAGATGCGGAAGATTGGGACGCCCTGCAACAATTACAGGGTATTCAATTGGTTGTAGGTTGTCCAGAGGTCGCGACTGCGATGCCGCATATAGGCTCAAGGACAGACGTTGAGAAGCTAGATCACTGGCTACTGAACTGGATAGAGGAGATTAACGATGAAACCATTTGA
- the glp gene encoding gephyrin-like molybdotransferase Glp, with the protein MVEMRKPIQVAEAVRLVIAHVQALGTEQVALEHTYGRVLAEPIIAKHDVPSFDRSPYDGFAVRAADTVGASGENRVAFTVIGEIGAGYVADRAIGEGEAYRIMTGAPIPMNADAVVMLEQTVEGTDGFTLRKPFSPGENISFKGEDAKEGELLIEAGTLIHPGTIALLATFGYAEVAVAKRPVVGILSTGTELLAVSEPLVPGKIRNSNGPMIAAQLDRMGIAYQSYGMQEDDLDACAAIVEKALAETDVLITTGGVSVGDYDHLPAIYERLGAKVLFNKVAMRPGSVTTVAVLGDKLLFGLSGNPSACFTGFELFARPAILGMMGSQTPYVPHMTAKLGEDILKPNPFTRFIRAIWEMTPEGIVAVPAGFNKSNAVSSIARGNCLIVLPSGTRGYTTGMTVDLLLLGAEQGVGEWVL; encoded by the coding sequence ATGGTAGAAATGAGAAAACCAATTCAGGTAGCGGAAGCTGTCCGACTTGTCATAGCGCATGTACAAGCGCTTGGGACGGAACAAGTTGCACTTGAACATACATATGGAAGAGTTTTGGCGGAACCGATTATCGCTAAGCATGATGTGCCGTCATTTGATCGTTCGCCGTACGATGGCTTTGCCGTACGGGCAGCGGATACGGTAGGAGCATCAGGTGAGAACCGAGTTGCCTTTACCGTTATCGGGGAAATTGGTGCGGGGTATGTGGCAGATCGTGCGATTGGTGAAGGGGAAGCGTATCGCATTATGACGGGCGCACCGATTCCGATGAATGCGGATGCGGTCGTGATGCTGGAGCAAACGGTTGAAGGCACAGATGGCTTTACGTTGCGTAAACCGTTTAGTCCAGGTGAGAACATATCCTTCAAAGGCGAGGATGCGAAAGAAGGCGAGTTGCTTATTGAAGCGGGGACGCTCATTCATCCAGGGACGATTGCCTTGCTTGCGACGTTTGGTTATGCGGAAGTGGCAGTAGCTAAGCGACCGGTTGTGGGGATTCTTTCGACAGGAACGGAATTGCTAGCCGTTTCGGAGCCGCTCGTACCGGGGAAAATTCGTAATTCCAATGGACCGATGATTGCGGCACAGCTTGACCGTATGGGCATTGCGTATCAATCGTATGGTATGCAGGAAGATGATCTAGATGCTTGCGCGGCCATTGTTGAAAAAGCACTCGCGGAGACAGATGTGCTCATTACGACAGGTGGCGTGTCTGTTGGGGATTATGATCATTTACCAGCCATTTATGAGCGATTAGGTGCGAAGGTGTTATTCAACAAGGTGGCGATGCGTCCTGGTAGTGTGACGACGGTTGCGGTGTTAGGCGATAAGTTGTTATTTGGATTATCGGGGAACCCATCGGCTTGCTTTACCGGCTTTGAACTGTTTGCACGTCCGGCTATTCTTGGCATGATGGGTAGCCAAACTCCTTATGTGCCACATATGACAGCTAAGCTTGGGGAAGATATTTTGAAGCCGAATCCGTTTACGCGCTTTATCCGTGCGATTTGGGAAATGACGCCGGAAGGAATTGTTGCGGTGCCAGCTGGTTTCAATAAATCCAATGCGGTATCGTCGATTGCACGTGGCAATTGTTTAATTGTATTGCCAAGTGGAACGCGTGGATATACAACTGGAATGACCGTCGATTTGTTACTACTTGGTGCTGAACAAGGCGTCGGTGAATGGGTGCTATGA
- the moaC gene encoding cyclic pyranopterin monophosphate synthase MoaC, whose product MSELTHFNEQGRAKMVDVSDKAETIRTAIATSSIIVNETIHAQITEGTNKKGDVFAVAQVAAIMAAKNTSSIIPMCHPIPLTGVDIRFDWAIDVTSNRYEVLIQAEAKTKGVTGVEMEALTAASAAALTIYDMCKAAGKEMIIGPTMLLRKTGGKNGDFERTDA is encoded by the coding sequence TTGTCTGAACTCACGCATTTCAACGAACAAGGACGCGCCAAGATGGTTGATGTTTCTGATAAAGCCGAAACCATCCGCACAGCTATCGCAACATCCTCCATCATCGTCAATGAAACCATTCACGCTCAAATTACAGAAGGTACCAATAAAAAAGGTGACGTCTTTGCCGTTGCACAAGTTGCTGCGATTATGGCAGCAAAAAACACGTCATCCATCATTCCAATGTGTCACCCTATCCCACTGACAGGTGTCGACATCCGATTTGACTGGGCTATCGATGTGACCTCTAATCGCTACGAAGTCCTCATCCAAGCGGAAGCCAAAACAAAAGGCGTCACAGGTGTGGAAATGGAAGCTCTCACAGCCGCTTCCGCCGCCGCACTAACCATTTACGATATGTGCAAGGCAGCAGGTAAGGAAATGATCATCGGTCCAACGATGCTACTTCGTAAAACTGGCGGCAAAAATGGTGATTTCGAACGCACAGACGCTTAA
- a CDS encoding MogA/MoaB family molybdenum cofactor biosynthesis protein: MSHLQDSDKKKQLNCCVLTVSDTRNVANDRSGLTIRTKLETAGHAIFETWICQDDKEEIQSIVEEWLRNPDVHAIITTGGTGIGFRDITIETVTPYFTKTLDGFGELFRFLSYTEDVGSKALLSRATAGVVNNKALFALPGSVKAVELAMDKLIVPELHHIVHELTKHLAD; encoded by the coding sequence TTGTCACATTTACAGGATTCAGATAAAAAGAAGCAGTTGAACTGTTGTGTGCTAACAGTCAGTGATACACGAAACGTGGCGAATGATCGAAGCGGTTTGACGATCAGAACGAAGTTGGAGACAGCTGGGCATGCTATTTTTGAAACATGGATTTGTCAGGATGATAAAGAAGAAATCCAATCGATTGTAGAAGAGTGGTTACGAAATCCCGATGTCCATGCGATTATTACGACAGGTGGAACAGGTATTGGTTTCCGGGACATTACGATTGAAACTGTGACGCCATACTTTACGAAGACACTCGATGGCTTCGGTGAATTGTTCCGCTTTTTAAGTTATACGGAAGATGTTGGCTCAAAGGCCTTACTAAGTCGGGCGACAGCAGGTGTTGTAAACAACAAAGCATTGTTCGCGCTACCGGGATCGGTGAAGGCGGTTGAACTGGCGATGGATAAGTTGATTGTTCCGGAATTGCACCATATTGTGCATGAGCTGACGAAGCATTTGGCCGACTAA